From the Mauremys reevesii isolate NIE-2019 linkage group 19, ASM1616193v1, whole genome shotgun sequence genome, one window contains:
- the NOXA1 gene encoding NADPH oxidase activator 1 isoform X3, producing MYEEALYDFRMALTHLRNNPFIDYKQLGLRHMLCAWEVLYNTAAVQCRLGLWQEARITLEEAIRQRPEGRTTSLDVALEWVQNHLFLEPIHVPLGEFFRPRKEEVEQLDSKDFLGKPKVISSVIPNDEYIGFEPLRPQRQGFYEPSVNAVRDRSSGYYRVVTHYYPEDSEETAVKSSTIIFVLTKGADGWATAICDGQKLRIPTSHLEPVYAPKADKWKVSNGIPLPPIKVPPNRPHVQEMDCQQQGPAEGEDTAANDADLQADLQVQCSPTSQTIKAIESLVPKQVPLAQDKASSSKNRSILLKVHCDYTVKVNKALTLSDLRSLLRETFSQQAELGKLSCRLSDSKELIVISGEEELRQMWQQVTDGRLTLWCQGTDACSDRPVLYRMVAHHGYTAQRPEDLEFSEGDTLDILSEVNEEWLEGHCNGNFGIFPKCFAAQASIGAACP from the exons GTGCTGTACAATACTGCAGCAGTGCAGTGCCGGCTTGGGCTGTGGCAGGAAGCTAGAATAACCCTGGAGGAGGCTATCAGACAGAGGCCTGAAGGAAGAACCACAAGCCTGGATGTTGCCCTTGAGTGGGTGCAG AATCATCTCTTTCTGGAGCCCATACATGTTCCCCTGGGGGAATTTTTCAGACCACGAAAGGAGGAAGTTGAGCAGCTGGATTCAAAAGATTTCCTGGGTAAACCCAAG GTGATCTCCTCCGTCATTCCCAATGACGAGTACATCGGATTTGAGCCTCTCAGGCCACAG AGACAGGGCTTTTACGAACCCAGTGTCAATGCTGTGCG AGACCGCAGCTCAGGTTACTATCGAGTCGTGACTCATTATTACCCTGAGGACTCTGAGGAGACGGCAGTGAAGAGCAGCACCATCATCTTTGTACTAACTAAAGGGGCAGATGGCTGGGCTACCGCCATATGTGATGGACAG AAACTGCGTATACCGACCTCTCACCTGGAGCCTGTTTATGCCCCCAAGGCTGATAAGTGG AAAGTCAGTAATGGGATTCCTCTTCCCCCCATTAAAGTGCCCCCCAACCGGCCCCATGTGCAGGAAATGGACTGCCAGCAGCAAG GACCTGCTGAAGGAGAAGACACTGCTGCAAATGATGCTGATCTGCAAGCAGACTTGCAGGTGCAATGTTCCCCAACGTCACAAACCATTAAGGCTATAGAATCACTGGTGCCAAAG CAGGTCCCACTGGCTCAGGACAAAGCATCCTCCAGCAAGAACAGATCCATCCTGCTGAAAGTCCACTGTGACTATACAGTTAAAGTGAACAAGGCCCTGACCCTGTCAGACCTCAGGTCTCTGCTGAGGGAGACGTTCAGCCAGCAGGCAGAGCTTGGGAAGCTGAG CTGCAGACTTTCAGACAGCAAAGAGTTAATTGTGATTTCGGGAGAAGAGGAGCTGAGGCAGATGTGGCAGCAGGTGACAGATGGGAGGCTGACACTCTGGTGCCAG GGCACAGATGCCTGTTCAGACAGACCCGTTCTCTACAGGATGGTAGCACACCACGGTTACACGGCGCAAAGGCCAGAGGATCTGGAATTCAGTGAAGGAGACACACTGGACATTCTCTCCGAAG TGAATGAGGAATGGCTTGAAGGCCACTGCAATGGCAACTTTGGCATTTTCCCCAAGTGCTTTGCTGCTCAGGCCAGCATTGGGGCTGCCTGCCCTTAG